Part of the Micromonospora inyonensis genome, GGACATCGTCTCGTAGGCGTCGCAGGGGACGAGGAAGCTCTCCCCGCCGAGGGTGACCCCGTGGCCGGAGAAGTAGACCAGGAGGACTCCGTCCGGTGGTACCGCCGCACACGCCCGGAGGATGGCCGCCTTGATCCGCCCGCCGGTGGGCTCCGCCGTGGCACTGCTGCCGGCACCACAGAACTCGATGTGGTAGCCGGAGCGGCCAAGGGCGTCAGCCATCCGGGCGACGTCCGCGTTGACGACGTCGCGCATCGACGGAAAGAGATCCGCATCGTAGGTCGGAACACCGATGAGAAGGGCGTGACGATCGGCCAAAGCTACCTGCCCGGGGGTGGCGTGATCATCACATCTAACCCGATCCGATCGACCCTGCCCTGGTGCCGGGGAGCGATTGTCGACCTTCCGATAGACATGCCGCAAGGTGTTGACAATCCACAAAGGAATGACCGCAGAGCAGCTTGAGGCAGGTGTGCTACGAGGTGCGACGGCATCGCCGTGGGTTGCTCCGGTTACGGGGAGCGGACACCGTGGGATACGCCGCAGGGGCGCCCCCGTGGTCGGGGACGCCCCTGCGGCGGTGTGCTCAGCGGGTCAGGACAGGCCCAGCTCCGCCTCGAAGTTGCCGGCCTCCAGGCGCTCCTTGACGGCGACCAGGAAGCGGGCCGCGTCGGCACCGTCGATCAGCCGGTGGTCGTAGGAGAGGGCCAGGTAGACCATCGACCGGACGGCGATCACCTCGCCCAGCTCCGGGTCGTTCACCACGATCGGGCGCTTGACGACCGCACCGGTGCCGAGCATCGCCGACTGCGGCGATGGCACGATCGGGGTGTCGAACAGGGCCCCCCGGCTGCCGGTGTTGGTGAGGGTGAAGGTCGCCCCGGCGATCTCGTCCGGGCTGATCTTGTTGGTCCGGGTGCGGTCGGCCAGGTCGGCGATCCGCTTGGCCAGCCCACCCAGGTTGAGGTCACCGGCGTCGTGCACGACCGGCACCATCAGGCCCCGCTCGGTGTCCACCGCGATGCCGAGGTTCTCCGACTTCGGGTAGGTGATCGTACCGGCGTCGAGGTCCATGCTGGCGTTGACCACCGGGTACGTCTGGAGCGCCTCGACCGCCGCCAGCGCGAAGAACGGCAGGAAGGAGAGCTTCACGCCGTGCCGCGCCAGGAAGGCGTCCTTGGCCCGGGCCCGCAGCTTGGCGACCTTGGTGACGTCCACCTCGACCACCGTGGTGAGCTGCGCCATCTCGTGCAGCGACTCCTGCATCCGCTTGGCGATGACCGCGCGGACCCGGGGCATCTTCTCGGTGGTGCCCCGCTTGGCGCTCGGCTGCGCCTTCGGCTTGGCCGGGGCCGCCGCGGCCGGAGCCGGAGCGGCGGCGGGGGCCGGTGCGGCCTTGGCCGCCTTGGCCTTCTCCACCGCGTCCAGCACGTCCTGCTTGCGGATCCGGCCACCGACACCGGTGCCGCTGATCGAGGAGAGGTCGACGCCGTGCTCGCTGGCCAGCTTGCGGACCAGCGGGGTCACGTAACCGGCGGCCTCCTCGCCACCACCCTGGGCCGGTGCGGCCGGCCGCTGCGGGGCGGCCGTCGGGGCGGCCGGCGTGGCCTGCTGCTCGGCCTTGGCGGGCTGCGCCGCCGCCTCGGCCTCGGCGGACGGCTCGTTGTAGGACAGGCCCGGGGTCGGCTCCTGGGCGGCCGGCTCGGGCTTCGGTTCCGGCTTGGCCTCGGCCGGGGCGGCACCGGCCGTGCCGACCACCGCCAGGGTGGCGCCCACCTCGGCGGTCTCGTCCTCGGGGACGGTGATCTCCAGCAGGGTGCCGGCCACCGGCGACGGGATCTCGGTGTCGACCTTGTCGGTCGAGACCTCGAGCAGCGGCTCGTCGACCTCGACCGTGTCGCCGACCTGCTTGAGCCAGCGGGTGACCGTACCCTCGGTGACGCTCTCGCCGAGCGCCGGCATCTTCACCGGGGTGCCCTCGCCCGACGGCGCCGGGGCGGCCTCGGACTTCGGCTGCTCCTGCTCCTTCGGCTGCTCCGGCTCGGGACCGGTGCCCTCGGCGGCGGCGGTCGGCTCGGCCTTCTCCGCCGGAGCCTCCTGCTCCTCCTGGGGAGCGCCGCCGCCGGTCTCCTCGCCCTCACCGGCGATGACGGCGAGCTCGCTGCCGACCTCGG contains:
- the sucB gene encoding 2-oxoglutarate dehydrogenase, E2 component, dihydrolipoamide succinyltransferase, coding for MPVSVTMPRLGESVTEGTVTRWLKQEGDTVEVDEPLLEVSTDKVDTEIPSPAAGVLSRIVVGEDETAEVGSELAVIAGEGEETGGGAPQEEQEAPAEKAEPTAAAEGTGPEPEQPKEQEQPKSEAAPAPSGEGTPVKMPALGESVTEGTVTRWLKQVGDTVEVDEPLLEVSTDKVDTEIPSPVAGTLLEITVPEDETAEVGATLAVVGTAGAAPAEAKPEPKPEPAAQEPTPGLSYNEPSAEAEAAAQPAKAEQQATPAAPTAAPQRPAAPAQGGGEEAAGYVTPLVRKLASEHGVDLSSISGTGVGGRIRKQDVLDAVEKAKAAKAAPAPAAAPAPAAAAPAKPKAQPSAKRGTTEKMPRVRAVIAKRMQESLHEMAQLTTVVEVDVTKVAKLRARAKDAFLARHGVKLSFLPFFALAAVEALQTYPVVNASMDLDAGTITYPKSENLGIAVDTERGLMVPVVHDAGDLNLGGLAKRIADLADRTRTNKISPDEIAGATFTLTNTGSRGALFDTPIVPSPQSAMLGTGAVVKRPIVVNDPELGEVIAVRSMVYLALSYDHRLIDGADAARFLVAVKERLEAGNFEAELGLS